The Benincasa hispida cultivar B227 chromosome 11, ASM972705v1, whole genome shotgun sequence genome has a segment encoding these proteins:
- the LOC120091426 gene encoding probable xyloglucan endotransglucosylase/hydrolase protein 32, producing MAFFFPLLLLLISPAAASWPPSPGFWPSTRFRSMEFYKGFRNLWGPQHQSLSQNTLSIWLDRTTGSGFKSLRPFRSGYFGASIKLQPGYTAGVITSFYLSNNEAHPGFHDEVDIEFLGTTFGKPYTLQTNVYIRGSGDGRIIGREMKFHLWFDPTKDFHHYAILWRPNEIIFLVDDIPIRRYPRKSATTFPLRPMWLYGSIWDASSWATEDGKYRADYRYQPFVAKYTNFKAGGCSAYSPAWCRPVSASPFRSGGLTRQQENAMKWVQSHHLVYNYCWDNKRDHSLTPECWH from the exons ATGGCCTTCTTCTTTcccctcctcctcctcctcattTCCCCCGCCGCCGCCTCCTGGCCCCCCTCCCCCGGGTTTTGGCCGAGCACCCGCTTCCGCTCCATGGAATTCTACAAAGGCTTCCGCAATCTCTGGGGCCCTCAGCACCAAAGCCTCTCCCAAAACACCCTTTCCATTTGGCTCGATCGCACCACCGGCAGCGGCTTCAAGTCCCTCCGCCCTTTCCGATCTGGCTACTTCGGCGCCTCCATCAAACTCCAACCCGGCTACACCGCCGGCGTCATCACCTCCTTCTAC CTCTCGAACAACGAAGCTCACCCAGGATTCCACGACGAAGTCGACATCGAATTCTTAGGAACGACATTCGGTAAGCCCTACACATTACAAACCAATGTCTACATCAGAGGAAGTGGCGACGGACGAATCATCGGCAGAGAAATGAAATTCCATCTCTGGTTCGACCCTACTAAAGATTTTCACCATTACGCCATTCTGTGGCGCCCAAATGAAATCAT ATTTCTTGTTGACGACATACCCATAAGAAGGTACCCAAGAAAAAGCGCCACGACATTTCCCTTAAGACCAATGTGGCTTTATGGTTCGATTTGGGATGCATCTTCATGGGCAACAGAGGATGGTAAATACAGAGCCGATTATAGATACCAGCCATTCGTGGCGAAGTATACGAATTTTAAAGCAGGGGGTTGTTCGGCGTACTCGCCGGCGTGGTGCCGGCCGGTGTCAGCGTCGCCGTTCCGATCAGGGGGGCTGACTAGGCAACAGGAAAATGCAATGAAATGGGTGCAAAGCCATCACTTGGTTTACAACTATTGTTGGGATAATAAGAGAGACCATTCCTTAACACCAGAGTGTTGGCATTAG